Proteins encoded in a region of the Panicum hallii strain FIL2 chromosome 3, PHallii_v3.1, whole genome shotgun sequence genome:
- the LOC112886283 gene encoding transcription termination factor MTERF8, chloroplastic-like, giving the protein MLASVCRRRLAIPLPQILAGGGGGGCTNPVRSSPVAFLLSHGYYSTAVAAAPDPEPCPATVSYLVSCGLSPAAAAAARYVRIRDRDRADAVRALLREYGFSEAEVTRTVRQDPVLLNFDPDRIIRPKLDFFLSLGFEPRFLAAEPHILARSLDNHLVPCIEFLRGILGSDDSVRTAVCRVPRALLVDLDNNMRPAVEAFRRHGLPEESIAKLLLIHMGVLMVPLDRIAEAFDDLKELGLSVTDTAFLYSFRVMCSLKRETWVRKVALYRSFGVCEADLLRAFKTQPTILLVSEESVKKKFRFYLDVLKLEIGDVMAQPMTLSLSLEKNVMPRCAVLSLLMREGKIEQKMKLLSALLSNSTVFSERFVWKYAKDVPDVVKAFEGKIKFQGFGDREFELLSHHMTGAKS; this is encoded by the coding sequence ATGCTCGCATCCGTctgccggcggcggctcgccatCCCCCTGCCCCAAATCCTcgccggaggcggaggcggcggctgcacgAACCCCGTTCGGTCCAGCCCCGTCGCCTTCCTCCTCTCCCACGGCTACTACTCGACCGCCGTCGCGGCGGCCCCCGACCCCGAGCCATGCCCCGCCACGGTCTCCTACCTGGTCTCCTGCGGcctctcccccgccgccgccgccgccgcccgctacGTCCGCATCCGGGACCGGGACCGGGCCGACGCCGTCCGGGCCCTCCTCCGCGAGTACGGCTTCTCCGAGGCGGAGGTCACCCGCACGGTGCGCCAGGACCCGGTGCTCCTCAACTTCGATCCCGACCGCATCATCCGccccaagctcgacttcttcctctCGCTCGGCTTCGAACCCCGCTTCCTCGCCGCCGAGCCCCACATCCTGGCGCGCAGCCTGGACAACCACCTCGTCCCCTGCATCGAGTTCCTCCGAGGCATCCTCGGTTCCGACGACAGCGTCCGCACGGCGGTCTGCCGCGTGCCCCGCGCGCTCTTGGTCGACCTCGACAACAACATGCGCCCCGCTGTGGAAGCGTTCCGCCGCCACGGCCTCCCCGAGGAATCCATCGCCAAGCTCCTCCTCATCCACATGGGCGTGCTCATGGTACCCCTCGACCGCATCGCCGAGGCCTTTGATGACCTCAAGGAGCTCGGCCTGAGCGTCACGGACACGGCCTTCCTCTACAGCTTCCGCGTGATGTGCAGCCTCAAGAGGGAGACGTGGGTGCGCAAGGTGGCGCTGTACCGGAGCTTCGGGGTGTGCGAGGCTGACCTGCTCAGGGCGTTCAAGACGCAGCCGACCATACTGCTCGTCTCCGAGGAGAGCGTAAAGAAGAAGTTCAGGTTTTACCTGGACGTGCTGAAGCTTGAGATAGGTGATGTGATGGCGCAGCCAATGACTCTGTCATTGAGCTTGGAGAAGAACGTCATGCCAAGGTGCGCCGTGCTGAGCCTGTTGATGAGGGAGGGCAAAATTGAGCAGAAAATGAAGTTGCTTTCAGCATTGCTCAGCAATTCTACGGTCTTCTCGGAGAGGTTCGTGTGGAAGTATGCTAAGGACGTGCCTGATGTTGTTAAGGCATTTGAGGGTAAGATTAAATTTCAAGGATTCGGGGATCGGGAGTTTGAACTTTTGTCACACCACATGACTGGAGCCAAAAGCTGA